A region from the Oceanidesulfovibrio marinus genome encodes:
- a CDS encoding DUF2877 domain-containing protein — MLRLAGVALGPTARRVLGPCKSGCVLSSHSKGVYCRFGDDILLVQEAGEEVVPFGILLASLAPLTGARAGSPLHCSGELLCFHHLGIVVDCANAPTPQPVDFSLDIEHLPLRLERLVRSATALGSGSAMLLANHLPVLNGGGEAPPELADVWARALWNPLRNMAEYCKNQGDQASARRMLHDLLGLGPGLTPLGDDIICGAMVAARELERNFPFLRPVRENMSLAIQELCSSRTTPQSAAFLKSAAKGESFILLLRVMRQLFGRRHARPASPDRVSSLRSLLGVGHSSGQGFLLGIMLVAWQTVNNPGHRHFLPTR, encoded by the coding sequence ATGCTTCGTCTGGCAGGCGTGGCCCTGGGCCCCACCGCCCGGCGGGTGCTGGGCCCCTGCAAGAGCGGATGCGTGCTGAGCAGCCATAGCAAAGGCGTATACTGCCGTTTTGGAGACGACATATTACTGGTGCAGGAAGCCGGCGAGGAGGTCGTGCCGTTCGGCATTCTCCTCGCCAGCCTTGCCCCATTGACCGGAGCGCGAGCCGGGAGCCCACTGCATTGCAGCGGAGAATTACTGTGCTTTCATCATCTTGGGATTGTTGTTGATTGCGCGAACGCGCCGACCCCGCAGCCCGTTGATTTCTCGCTGGACATCGAGCACTTGCCGCTCCGCCTGGAACGGCTGGTGCGGTCGGCAACTGCCCTTGGATCGGGAAGCGCGATGCTTCTTGCGAACCACCTGCCGGTCCTGAATGGGGGAGGAGAGGCCCCCCCCGAGCTTGCGGACGTGTGGGCCCGTGCGCTGTGGAACCCATTGCGAAACATGGCGGAATATTGTAAAAATCAAGGCGATCAAGCTTCGGCCCGGCGGATGCTGCATGATCTTCTGGGACTGGGACCGGGGCTGACGCCGCTTGGTGACGATATTATCTGTGGAGCGATGGTCGCAGCGCGTGAGCTCGAAAGAAACTTTCCTTTTTTGCGCCCGGTACGCGAAAATATGTCACTCGCCATACAGGAACTCTGCAGTTCCCGCACTACGCCGCAAAGCGCCGCTTTTTTGAAGAGCGCGGCGAAAGGGGAATCGTTTATCCTTTTGCTCCGCGTAATGCGCCAGCTCTTCGGCCGTCGCCATGCGCGCCCGGCCAGCCCGGACAGGGTCTCCTCCCTGCGCTCGCTTCTGGGAGTCGGCCACTCGTCGGGGCAAGGGTTCCTGCTGGGCATCATGTTGGTGGCGTGGCAAACAGTGAATAACCCTGGACATCGGCATTTCCTGCCGACAAGGTAG
- a CDS encoding Dabb family protein, which yields MVTHIVMWKLKEENKAENAREMKKRLDAINDLIPGLKRLEVSTNILVSDPETDIALFSQFDTLEDLKTYAEHPRHLEVVAFIKSVAAERRVVDYEL from the coding sequence ATGGTCACGCATATCGTAATGTGGAAGCTCAAGGAAGAGAACAAGGCTGAGAACGCCCGGGAAATGAAGAAACGGCTGGACGCGATCAATGATCTCATCCCCGGCCTGAAGCGGCTGGAGGTTTCGACCAATATCCTGGTGTCCGACCCGGAAACGGACATCGCGCTGTTCTCCCAGTTTGACACCCTGGAAGACCTGAAAACATACGCCGAGCACCCCAGGCATCTGGAAGTGGTCGCCTTCATCAAATCTGTAGCAGCCGAGCGCCGTGTGGTTGATTATGAGCTATAA
- a CDS encoding sulfite exporter TauE/SafE family protein: protein MIVTFAEVCLTAGALALGSMVQGLAGFGLTIVALPIMSLILPMRTGTPLCVLSGLVCSLPLLLRLRKDFDWRKLAPLTLGNVFGVIIGTFALVYVPEGIIRMLMGAFIVFFSLLFLTVRLPVIPVNHWWGVLVGTAGAAVSAAFGGGGPIVTAWVALQGWKRDTVKTTLIAYFTISSGIVSTAHAFAGLIDAKVLLLLAASLVPIALGAAGGLTLYKCISTKQYTHFVFLFLIIMGIIMFAKGWGMAVH from the coding sequence GTGATTGTAACGTTTGCCGAGGTGTGCTTGACTGCTGGCGCGCTTGCACTCGGCAGTATGGTGCAGGGGCTGGCTGGATTTGGTCTGACGATTGTTGCGCTTCCCATCATGAGCCTCATTCTGCCGATGAGGACAGGGACGCCGCTGTGTGTGCTCAGTGGGCTTGTCTGCTCCCTGCCGTTGCTGTTGCGGCTTCGGAAGGATTTCGACTGGAGGAAGTTGGCCCCGCTCACCCTGGGCAATGTGTTTGGTGTGATCATCGGGACGTTTGCGCTGGTTTACGTCCCGGAGGGCATCATTCGCATGCTCATGGGCGCGTTCATCGTTTTTTTCAGTCTGCTTTTCCTGACGGTCCGTCTGCCTGTCATCCCCGTGAACCACTGGTGGGGGGTGCTCGTGGGAACGGCCGGCGCTGCCGTATCCGCCGCATTCGGCGGTGGAGGGCCCATCGTGACCGCATGGGTGGCGCTTCAGGGATGGAAACGTGATACGGTCAAAACCACGCTGATAGCCTACTTCACGATAAGCTCGGGTATCGTGTCCACGGCGCATGCATTTGCGGGCCTGATCGACGCCAAGGTGCTGTTGCTCCTGGCGGCGAGTCTCGTGCCCATAGCCCTGGGCGCAGCAGGGGGGCTCACGCTCTACAAGTGCATCTCGACCAAGCAGTATACCCACTTTGTTTTCCTCTTCTTGATAATCATGGGCATAATAATGTTTGCGAAGGGGTGGGGCATGGCCGTCCACTGA
- a CDS encoding Bax inhibitor-1/YccA family protein — MPYNDSVASRVGARAEVVNAFMRGVYFWMSLGLLVTGGVAWYVAHSEAVLSLFVTPQGGISGLFIGLIIAEFLLVIALSAAISRISATAATAMFMVYSALNGVTISFIFLIYTQASIVSTFLICAAMFGAMSLYGLMTKKDLTSMGSFMFMGLIGIIIAMVVNIFLQSTVLDMVVSVIGVIVFTGLTAYDTQQLRVMGETVPEGDATAVRRGTIIGALRLYLDFINLFLMLLRLFGDRR; from the coding sequence ATGCCTTATAACGACTCTGTCGCATCACGCGTCGGTGCGCGCGCTGAGGTCGTCAATGCGTTCATGCGCGGCGTGTACTTCTGGATGTCCCTGGGGCTGCTCGTTACCGGCGGCGTGGCCTGGTACGTGGCCCATTCCGAGGCCGTGCTGAGCCTTTTCGTCACCCCGCAGGGCGGCATCTCCGGCCTGTTCATCGGTCTGATCATCGCCGAGTTCCTGCTGGTCATCGCGCTGTCCGCGGCCATTTCGCGCATCTCCGCCACGGCGGCCACGGCCATGTTCATGGTCTACTCGGCGCTCAACGGCGTAACGATCTCGTTCATCTTCCTGATCTACACCCAGGCCTCCATCGTCTCCACGTTCCTCATCTGCGCGGCCATGTTCGGGGCCATGAGCCTGTACGGCCTGATGACCAAGAAGGACCTCACGAGCATGGGCAGCTTCATGTTCATGGGGCTCATCGGCATCATCATTGCCATGGTGGTTAACATCTTCCTGCAGAGCACCGTGCTGGACATGGTCGTCAGCGTCATCGGCGTCATCGTCTTCACCGGCCTTACGGCCTACGACACGCAGCAGCTTCGCGTGATGGGCGAGACGGTGCCCGAAGGCGACGCCACGGCCGTCCGCCGCGGCACCATCATCGGCGCACTCAGGTTGTATCTGGACTTCATCAACCTGTTCCTGATGCTGCTCCGACTGTTCGGCGATCGCAGATAA
- the pstC gene encoding phosphate ABC transporter permease subunit PstC, producing MISLPNILLAIFILSGISFFFGRKHSLAIVGGTKRAQELHSRPTYYGWLLALWCFIPAFIIFAAWGLFNDTIITSIVVRDLPASLQSLPSSRLELIINDIHNVVSGSFMGADKHPDIVAAAEHYKNLQSLGNIAMAVAVLCVAAGGLFIGYRKIVPEYRARNDVEHVLKIVLIICSTLAIFTTIGIVLSVLFEAIRFFHKVPLTDFLFGLDWSPQMAIRADQVGSSGAFGAIPVFAGTMLISAIAMFVAVPVGLMSAIYLSEYSDKKVRAVVKPVMEILAGVPTVVYGFFAALVVAPMFRGLGEAMGMDIASESAIAAGSVMGIMIIPFVSSLSDDAINAVPQSLREGSYGLGATKSETVRKVVLPAALPGIVGGILLAVSRAIGETMIVVMAAGLSANLTANPFQAVTTVTVQIVTLLIGDQEFDSPKTLAAFALGLVLFIITLVLNVIALYVVRKYREQYE from the coding sequence ATGATATCTTTGCCGAACATCCTTCTCGCCATTTTCATCCTGTCGGGCATCTCCTTCTTCTTTGGCCGCAAGCATTCGCTGGCCATTGTGGGGGGGACCAAGCGCGCTCAGGAGCTCCACTCGCGGCCCACGTACTATGGATGGCTGCTGGCGCTGTGGTGCTTCATCCCGGCGTTCATCATCTTCGCCGCCTGGGGCCTGTTCAACGACACCATCATCACGAGCATCGTTGTCCGCGACCTGCCCGCCTCGCTGCAGAGCCTCCCTTCCTCGCGGCTTGAGCTGATCATCAACGATATCCACAACGTGGTTTCCGGCTCCTTCATGGGCGCGGACAAGCACCCGGACATCGTGGCTGCGGCCGAGCACTACAAGAATCTGCAGAGCCTGGGCAACATCGCCATGGCCGTGGCCGTGCTCTGCGTGGCCGCCGGCGGGCTGTTCATCGGCTACCGCAAGATCGTGCCCGAGTACCGCGCCCGCAACGATGTGGAGCATGTCCTCAAGATCGTGCTCATCATCTGCTCCACCCTGGCCATTTTCACCACCATCGGCATCGTGCTCTCGGTGCTGTTCGAGGCTATCCGCTTCTTCCACAAGGTACCGCTCACGGACTTCCTCTTCGGCCTCGACTGGAGCCCGCAGATGGCCATCCGCGCCGACCAGGTGGGCTCCTCCGGCGCCTTCGGAGCCATTCCGGTGTTCGCGGGCACCATGCTCATCTCGGCCATCGCCATGTTCGTGGCCGTGCCCGTGGGGTTGATGTCCGCCATCTACCTCTCGGAGTACTCCGACAAGAAGGTCCGCGCCGTGGTCAAGCCGGTCATGGAGATCCTCGCCGGCGTGCCCACCGTGGTCTACGGCTTCTTCGCCGCCCTGGTCGTCGCACCCATGTTCCGCGGCCTGGGCGAAGCCATGGGCATGGACATCGCCTCGGAAAGCGCCATCGCCGCCGGCTCGGTCATGGGCATCATGATCATCCCGTTCGTCTCCTCCCTCTCGGACGACGCCATCAACGCGGTGCCGCAATCGTTGCGCGAAGGCTCCTACGGCCTGGGCGCGACCAAGTCCGAGACCGTGCGCAAAGTGGTGCTGCCCGCGGCCCTGCCCGGCATCGTGGGCGGCATCCTGCTGGCCGTGTCCCGAGCCATCGGCGAGACCATGATCGTGGTCATGGCCGCCGGCCTGTCCGCGAACCTCACGGCCAACCCGTTCCAGGCCGTCACCACCGTCACCGTGCAGATCGTCACCCTGCTCATCGGCGACCAGGAGTTCGACAGCCCCAAGACCCTCGCGGCCTTCGCCCTCGGACTCGTGCTCTTCATCATCACCCTGGTCCTCAACGTCATCGCGCTCTACGTGGTGCGCAAATATAGAGAACAATAT
- the rfbD gene encoding dTDP-4-dehydrorhamnose reductase produces the protein MTDANTAKRAVVLGGVTGMLGQALVNVLNKAGWEVVAQSRDDVDVTTCSALDEYLAGHAPDVVFNAIAYTAVDLAEDEKDKACELNKKLPASLGRISKKQGFKLVHYSTDFAFDGRKQMPYVETDETNPLCVYGKSKLDGEKALLATEAPGALILRTAWLFGPGRKNFVQTILNLAKDRDSLNVVHDQIGSPTYTPDLARYSLELVDAGGEGIYHMVNSGQASWCELAAEAVHLAGLSCAVRAIPSSEYPQKAHRPPYSVLSTEAFTNKTGTTPRAWVQALREYVFKDLGAVE, from the coding sequence ATGACCGATGCGAACACCGCCAAACGCGCCGTCGTGCTCGGCGGCGTCACAGGCATGCTCGGCCAGGCCCTGGTCAACGTTCTGAACAAGGCAGGCTGGGAGGTCGTAGCCCAGAGCAGGGACGACGTGGACGTGACCACCTGCTCCGCCCTGGACGAGTACTTGGCCGGCCACGCGCCGGACGTGGTGTTCAACGCCATCGCCTACACCGCCGTGGACCTTGCCGAGGACGAAAAGGACAAGGCGTGCGAGCTGAATAAGAAGCTGCCCGCATCCCTGGGCCGCATCTCCAAGAAGCAGGGCTTCAAGCTGGTCCACTACTCCACGGACTTCGCCTTTGACGGCCGCAAGCAGATGCCCTACGTGGAGACGGACGAGACCAACCCCCTGTGCGTGTACGGCAAGTCGAAATTGGACGGGGAAAAGGCCCTGCTCGCCACCGAGGCGCCCGGCGCCCTGATCCTGCGCACGGCCTGGCTCTTCGGCCCCGGACGCAAGAACTTCGTGCAGACCATCCTGAACCTGGCCAAGGACCGCGACAGCCTGAACGTGGTCCACGACCAGATCGGCTCGCCCACCTACACGCCGGATCTCGCGCGCTACTCCCTGGAGCTGGTCGACGCCGGCGGCGAGGGCATCTACCATATGGTCAACTCCGGCCAGGCAAGCTGGTGCGAGCTGGCGGCCGAGGCCGTGCACCTGGCCGGCCTCTCCTGCGCCGTCCGCGCCATCCCCTCGTCCGAGTACCCGCAAAAAGCACACCGCCCGCCCTACTCCGTGCTCAGCACCGAGGCCTTCACAAACAAGACCGGCACCACGCCCAGAGCCTGGGTCCAGGCGCTGCGCGAGTATGTGTTCAAGGATCTGGGAGCTGTCGAGTAA
- a CDS encoding glycosyltransferase family 4 protein, whose amino-acid sequence MSLPNTAFIALWLPKPSETFVFREAVYLGTMGLPLVVWSHYGPYPKDLSPEMQAYDKATHHGVRHLKHLFRDHAFWRKRRPKTYWRLMRQVLGQWYGTMERQGENWWGLHMGFTFGRYALEQGIEHIHSCWAGGAATSAMVASELTGVPFSFAARAGDIHPPEPALAKKLEKASFVRVNNAFNISYIQSFADTLDDSERHKAKVQLAYNALTLGHGSEAPVVMQPPYNLLAVGRFVATKGYDYLLKACKLLKDRGIDVHLTLAGDGREGPGLKKLAGELGLADTVSFPGFVTHERIAELMSTADVFVMPSMVNKTGGRDGIPNVIMEAMSYTVPVVATDVAGIKEVVRDGETGRLIQEKNETQLADAIADTISDRDRARQWAVNGRDLVYELFDQERNCQHLIDLFAAHSGAATV is encoded by the coding sequence GTGAGTCTTCCTAACACTGCATTTATCGCTCTGTGGCTTCCCAAGCCGTCGGAGACCTTTGTATTCCGCGAAGCCGTCTATCTGGGCACCATGGGATTGCCCCTTGTTGTCTGGTCGCATTACGGGCCGTATCCCAAGGATCTCTCGCCGGAGATGCAGGCCTACGACAAGGCAACGCACCACGGCGTGCGCCATCTGAAGCACCTGTTCCGCGACCACGCCTTCTGGCGCAAGCGCCGGCCCAAGACATACTGGCGGCTGATGCGCCAGGTCCTGGGCCAGTGGTATGGCACGATGGAACGCCAGGGCGAGAACTGGTGGGGCCTGCACATGGGCTTCACCTTCGGCCGCTACGCCCTGGAGCAGGGCATCGAGCACATCCACTCCTGCTGGGCCGGGGGCGCGGCCACATCGGCCATGGTCGCCAGCGAGTTGACAGGCGTCCCCTTCAGTTTTGCTGCGCGCGCCGGCGACATCCACCCGCCCGAGCCGGCTCTGGCCAAAAAGCTCGAAAAAGCCAGCTTCGTGCGCGTGAACAATGCCTTCAACATCTCCTACATCCAGAGCTTTGCCGACACGCTGGACGATTCCGAGCGCCACAAGGCCAAGGTCCAGCTCGCCTACAACGCCCTGACCTTGGGCCACGGCAGCGAGGCGCCCGTGGTCATGCAGCCGCCGTACAACCTCCTCGCCGTGGGCCGGTTCGTGGCCACCAAGGGCTACGACTACCTGCTCAAGGCGTGCAAGCTGCTCAAGGACCGCGGCATCGACGTCCACCTGACCCTGGCCGGCGACGGCCGCGAAGGCCCGGGCCTCAAGAAGCTGGCCGGCGAGCTGGGCCTCGCCGACACGGTCTCCTTCCCTGGCTTCGTCACCCACGAGCGTATTGCCGAGCTCATGAGCACTGCCGATGTCTTTGTCATGCCTTCCATGGTGAACAAAACCGGCGGCCGCGACGGCATCCCCAACGTGATTATGGAAGCCATGTCGTACACTGTGCCCGTCGTGGCCACGGACGTGGCCGGCATCAAGGAAGTGGTCCGCGACGGCGAGACCGGACGGCTCATACAAGAAAAGAACGAAACCCAGCTGGCCGACGCCATCGCCGACACCATCTCCGACCGCGACCGCGCCAGACAATGGGCCGTCAACGGCCGCGACCTCGTCTACGAGCTCTTCGACCAGGAACGCAACTGCCAGCACCTCATCGACCTCTTTGCCGCGCACAGCGGCGCCGCTACTGTCTGA
- the rfbB gene encoding dTDP-glucose 4,6-dehydratase, giving the protein MRLLVTGACGFIGANFLYYLFETDPDVYVVNLDKLTYAGNPLSVKPLEDAHGGVRYFFEHGDINDPETVSRIIEEHKIEAVVNFAAESHVDRSINDPSPFVTTNVQGTQNLLECARRAGLERFVHVSTDEVYGTLGPDGKFTEETPLAPNSPYSASKASADLFCRAYFETYGFPVAITRCSNNYGPYQFPEKLIPLMFTKAENDEPLPVYGDGKNVRDWIYVRDHCRGVDLTLRKGKPGKVYNFGGNAEKQNIEVVRTMLSTLGKPDSLISYVKDRPGHDLRYAMDYSYAQKELGFEPEYTFERGLKETIDWYRDNREWLDNVRSGAYLEFMKKWYGERS; this is encoded by the coding sequence ATGCGACTTCTTGTCACCGGAGCGTGCGGCTTTATCGGCGCCAACTTCCTCTACTATTTGTTCGAGACCGACCCGGATGTCTACGTCGTCAACCTCGACAAGCTCACGTACGCGGGCAACCCCTTGAGCGTGAAGCCCCTGGAGGATGCGCACGGCGGCGTCCGGTACTTTTTCGAGCACGGCGACATCAATGATCCCGAGACGGTCAGCCGGATCATTGAGGAGCACAAGATCGAGGCCGTGGTGAACTTTGCGGCCGAGAGCCATGTGGACCGGTCCATCAACGACCCCTCGCCGTTTGTCACCACCAACGTCCAGGGCACGCAGAACCTGCTGGAGTGTGCGCGCCGCGCCGGGCTCGAACGGTTCGTGCATGTCTCCACGGACGAAGTCTATGGCACCCTGGGCCCGGACGGCAAGTTCACCGAAGAGACCCCGCTGGCGCCCAACAGCCCCTACTCCGCCTCCAAGGCCTCGGCCGATCTCTTCTGCCGCGCCTACTTCGAGACGTACGGCTTCCCTGTGGCCATCACCCGCTGCTCCAACAACTATGGGCCGTACCAGTTCCCGGAAAAGCTCATCCCTCTCATGTTCACCAAGGCCGAGAACGACGAGCCCCTGCCCGTGTACGGCGACGGCAAGAACGTGCGCGACTGGATCTACGTGCGCGACCACTGCCGCGGCGTGGACCTCACCCTGCGCAAGGGCAAGCCCGGCAAGGTCTACAACTTCGGCGGCAACGCCGAGAAGCAGAACATCGAGGTGGTGCGCACCATGCTCTCCACCCTTGGCAAACCGGACTCGCTCATCAGCTATGTGAAGGACCGGCCCGGCCACGACCTGCGCTACGCCATGGATTACTCCTACGCCCAGAAAGAGCTCGGCTTCGAGCCGGAGTACACCTTTGAACGCGGCCTGAAGGAAACCATCGACTGGTACCGCGACAACCGCGAGTGGCTCGACAACGTGCGCAGTGGCGCCTACCTCGAGTTCATGAAAAAGTGGTACGGAGAGCGCTCATGA
- a CDS encoding GntR family transcriptional regulator, with the protein MAPRQAKGGKTAKKLAADSLRDSIFRGEFKPGTPLIQEQIANRLGVSLTPVREAFTQLESEGLLVIYPNRGTMVTPLSSEEALETFELRLFIESSALQLSIPVLTEEDLDTARGFLEGSSEAVEDGVHNGLAFHYALCAPCNRAQTLRILRMLHTTSERYLRWFFSMDPQRYRESTIHEHQAILSFCEQKNVDEALKVLKMHLQITFTSLSEYFSKGHLSSFNRPPITFPSS; encoded by the coding sequence ATGGCACCACGGCAGGCAAAAGGGGGGAAAACCGCCAAGAAGCTGGCGGCGGACAGTCTACGGGACTCCATATTTCGGGGTGAGTTCAAACCCGGAACGCCCCTCATCCAGGAACAGATCGCCAACCGCCTCGGCGTAAGCCTCACCCCGGTTCGCGAGGCTTTCACACAACTAGAAAGCGAAGGGCTGCTCGTCATATACCCCAACCGGGGAACCATGGTCACGCCCCTCTCATCGGAGGAGGCGCTGGAGACGTTCGAGCTGCGCCTTTTCATAGAGTCTTCGGCCCTGCAGCTCTCCATCCCCGTGCTCACAGAGGAAGATCTGGATACGGCGCGCGGCTTCCTTGAGGGATCGAGCGAGGCTGTCGAGGATGGCGTGCACAACGGCCTGGCCTTCCACTATGCACTCTGCGCGCCGTGCAACAGGGCGCAGACCCTGCGCATCTTGCGCATGCTCCACACCACAAGCGAGCGCTACCTCCGCTGGTTCTTCTCCATGGACCCCCAACGGTACAGGGAGTCCACAATACACGAGCACCAGGCCATCCTCTCCTTCTGCGAACAGAAGAACGTCGACGAGGCGCTGAAGGTTCTCAAGATGCACCTGCAAATCACGTTCACCAGCCTGAGCGAGTACTTCAGCAAAGGGCACCTCTCCAGCTTCAACCGGCCCCCGATTACCTTTCCTTCCTCGTAA
- the rnr gene encoding ribonuclease R, translated as MAKKKKSKKGKDAWGLDPRKVINILREAGKPLSSQDILKTLGASKKDKHRLKSVLHELMDKGKVYRLKRGAYGLPENLHIVTGTLEVQRSGVGFVIPDDKRRQDIFVHPGNMDEAWHDDRVAVAVLPGRKGRRAEGRITKVLERGHKTLAARLLRRLGDYYLLEPTEPRIKARFMLDEGDVGAEPQPNDIYMVEVGDQLDQGIWEVKFLAKLGQEDDPSVQEELVKENHSIPRAFAQHVLAEANALPEHPSPQDWEGREDLREVSFVTIDGAKARDFDDAVYVEKEGKGWRLWVAIADVSHFVKAGSALDREARERGNSYYFPQSVEPMFPERLSNGLCSLNPAVERLVMVAEVPFTADGQPGESKAYNAVIKSHARLTYAQVKRAVLDKDEKERTAIQHVMPMLEEAERLARVLHAERRARGTLDFDLPEPEIHFNLYGEAVDITPKTRHFGHQIIEEFMIAANEAVARMLTEAERPCMYRIHPSPNPEKLGSLFDLLSATELADKLPKVRGGESVSPLELQQLLDAAEGTDFEFLVNRLTLRTMMQAKYSPQNEGHYGLASDCYCHFTSPIRRYADLVVHRSLKNYVAGKDVEALPGPNGMKNLGGALSDTERKAMDAEREILKRLTILFLQDKVGEEFTGVINSLADFGFWVELEQVMAEGLVRLSSLDDDYYGYFPERQRLVGERTGKQLKLGQRVRVTLTDVNLSRLEVNLELIEPL; from the coding sequence ATGGCGAAAAAGAAAAAGAGCAAGAAAGGCAAGGACGCCTGGGGGCTCGACCCCCGGAAGGTCATCAACATTCTGCGCGAGGCGGGCAAGCCTCTCTCCAGTCAGGACATCCTCAAAACCCTGGGTGCCTCCAAGAAGGACAAGCACCGGCTCAAGTCCGTGCTCCACGAGCTCATGGACAAGGGCAAGGTGTACCGGCTCAAGCGCGGCGCATACGGCCTGCCCGAGAACCTGCACATCGTGACCGGTACGCTGGAGGTCCAACGCTCCGGCGTGGGCTTTGTCATTCCGGACGACAAGCGCCGCCAGGACATCTTTGTCCACCCCGGCAACATGGACGAGGCCTGGCACGATGACCGCGTGGCCGTGGCTGTACTGCCCGGACGCAAGGGCCGGCGCGCCGAAGGCCGCATCACCAAGGTTCTGGAGCGCGGCCACAAGACTCTGGCCGCCAGGCTGCTGCGCCGGTTGGGCGACTACTATCTGCTGGAGCCCACGGAGCCGCGCATCAAGGCGCGCTTCATGCTGGACGAGGGCGATGTGGGCGCGGAGCCCCAGCCCAACGACATTTATATGGTCGAGGTGGGTGATCAGCTCGACCAGGGCATCTGGGAGGTCAAGTTCCTGGCCAAGCTCGGCCAGGAGGACGACCCCTCCGTGCAGGAGGAGCTGGTCAAGGAGAACCACTCCATACCCCGCGCCTTTGCCCAGCATGTGCTGGCCGAGGCCAACGCCCTGCCGGAGCATCCCTCGCCCCAGGACTGGGAAGGCCGCGAGGACCTGCGCGAGGTCTCCTTTGTGACCATCGACGGCGCCAAGGCGCGCGACTTTGACGACGCCGTGTACGTGGAGAAGGAGGGCAAGGGCTGGCGGCTGTGGGTGGCCATTGCGGACGTGAGCCACTTTGTGAAGGCCGGCAGCGCCCTGGACCGCGAGGCGCGCGAGCGCGGCAACTCCTACTACTTTCCGCAGTCCGTGGAGCCCATGTTCCCGGAGCGGCTCTCCAACGGTCTGTGCAGCCTGAACCCGGCCGTGGAGCGGCTGGTGATGGTGGCCGAGGTGCCTTTCACCGCCGACGGCCAGCCCGGCGAGTCCAAGGCGTACAACGCCGTGATCAAGAGTCACGCCCGGCTGACCTACGCCCAGGTGAAACGCGCCGTGCTGGACAAGGACGAGAAGGAGCGCACGGCCATCCAGCACGTTATGCCCATGCTGGAGGAGGCGGAGCGGCTGGCCCGCGTGCTCCATGCAGAACGCCGCGCCCGCGGCACCCTGGATTTCGACCTGCCTGAGCCCGAGATACACTTCAACCTCTACGGCGAGGCCGTGGACATCACGCCCAAGACGCGGCACTTCGGCCACCAGATCATCGAGGAGTTCATGATCGCGGCCAACGAGGCCGTGGCCCGGATGCTCACCGAGGCGGAGCGGCCTTGCATGTACCGCATCCACCCGTCGCCGAACCCGGAAAAGCTGGGCAGCCTCTTTGACCTCTTGAGCGCGACCGAGCTGGCCGACAAGCTGCCCAAGGTGCGCGGCGGCGAGTCCGTCTCGCCGCTGGAGCTGCAGCAGCTCCTGGACGCGGCCGAGGGCACGGACTTCGAGTTCCTGGTCAACCGCCTGACCCTGCGCACCATGATGCAGGCCAAGTACTCGCCCCAGAACGAGGGCCACTACGGCCTGGCCTCGGACTGCTACTGCCATTTCACCTCGCCCATCCGCCGCTACGCCGACCTGGTGGTGCACCGCTCGCTGAAGAACTATGTGGCGGGCAAGGATGTGGAGGCCCTGCCGGGCCCCAACGGCATGAAGAACCTGGGCGGCGCGTTGTCCGATACCGAGCGCAAGGCCATGGACGCTGAGCGCGAGATCCTCAAGCGGCTCACCATCCTCTTCCTGCAGGACAAGGTGGGCGAGGAGTTCACCGGCGTCATCAACTCCCTGGCCGACTTCGGCTTCTGGGTGGAGCTGGAGCAGGTCATGGCCGAGGGGCTGGTGCGCCTCTCCAGCCTGGACGACGATTACTACGGATACTTCCCGGAACGGCAGCGCCTTGTGGGCGAGCGCACCGGCAAGCAGCTCAAGCTGGGCCAGCGCGTCCGCGTGACCCTGACGGACGTGAACCTCTCGCGGCTGGAAGTGAACCTGGAGCTGATAGAGCCTCTGTAA